CCTGAATTAACAAATTACAATATAGGGAGCGTGATGATCATTGATGGCAATATCGTTCCCGATATCATGGTTAAAGCGTTTGATTCCGTCATTAAGCGGCATGATGCATTTCGTTTGCGGATAGTTGCCGGTACGTCTCCAGCACAATATTTTGATTCTTCCGCGTTGCCATTAATGGAATTTAAGGATTTTTCGGCAACGGATAACCCAATAAATGAAGCTGAACAATACGTGAAGTTAAACTTTACTCAGCCATTTAATTTGGCTGAAAGGTTATGGCGCAGCGCATTAATCTACGCCGGTAATAATCGCTGGTATTGGCAACTGTGCTGCCATCATATTATCGCCGACGGAACGAGTCTGAGCCTGCTTAACGCAGAGTTGAGCGAAAATTACAGTCGTCTTATTCGTGGGGAGAAATTATCTGCAGGCGCTGCGTTATCGTATGCCGATTTTGTTGCCAGTGATGCGGCTTATCTGAGTGCGAAGCAGTGCATCAAAGACCTGGCTTTTTGGCTTGAGCGATATACGACATTGCCGCCGCCATTATTCCCTCCGTTGGCGACAACCCGGACGCCGGCATCATATCTGCCTGAGCCCGTGACCTGGATGCTTGAGGAAAATCTTTTTCAGCGTATTGAACAGGTGGCTTCTTTATATGGGTTGTCGGTATTGCATTTTATGTATGCCCTTTTTTCCTGTTATTTTAAAAGAATAAAAAACATTGATGATATTTGTTTCGGCATACCACTCCATAATCGAAGAAATGCACAACAAAAAGCGGCGGTGGGAATGTATGCTTCGGTTATCCCGGTTCGCATTAGATTAACGGATGAAGATTCCTTTTCTGATGTGATGCAAAAAGCTGCCGATGAATTACGTATTTGCTACAAACACCAGCGGTTACCCATTACGGAAATCAACCGGAGAATAAAAAAACAGCAAAATACCGGCAGAGCCAATTTATTTGATATGTCGCTATCCTATGAACCTTACGACGTGAACATTCATCTGGAAGGTGCGACAATTCATACCATCGAACCTCATCACCGGGCACAATATCCTTTAGCGATAACGATTAATCAGTACGCCATCACCAGCAATAATAAACAGAGCCACTCGGTTTGTGTTGAATTTAATTATTCCCTCGACTATTTCACACCTGAAGATATTCAGATTATGCAATCTCGCCTTGCTGTATTACTGGAAGGCGTACTGCAGAATAGTGATACGCCAGTGTCTCAGTTACCGATTTTATCGACACATGAACGCCAGCAACTGCTACAGCCTGCTCTCGCTATAGAAAGTGACGCTTCTGACCTATTAATCCATGAAATGTTTGAAGCACAAGCCCGTCGCTCGCCACAGGCTGTCGCTGCCGTTTTCGAGGGGAGTTCATTAACCTATGACGCGCTGAACCGCCGGGCAAATACGTTGGCCCATCAGCTCATCAGAATGGGTGTACGTCCGAATGACCGCGTGGCTATTTGCCTGGAACGTGGCCTGGATATGGTGATCGGCATCCTCGGTATCCTCAAGGCGGGCGGGGGCTATGTTCCTTTGGATCCGGTCTATCCGGGCGAACGGCTCAATTACATGCTGGAAGATTCCGCCCCCACCGCACTGGTAACCCATTCTGCTCTTGCGCAGGTACTGAACAGCGCTATTCCTACCGTGTTAATGGATGCGCCGTTTCCAGCCGTTGCTGATGAAGATGATGAGAACAACCCTGAGCCATTATCTCTCGGCCTGGCGGCGCACCATCTGGCTTACGTTATTTATACGTCCGGCTCCACAGGCCAGCCGAAAGGCGTGATGGTTGAACACCGGAATATCACCCGACTTTTAACCGTCTGCCAGCCTGCTTTTAGCTTTAATAGCAACGATGCCTGGTCGCTATGCCACTCTTTTGCTTTTGATTTTTCCGTCTGGGAGTTATTCGGCGCGTTATGTTCGGGTGGACGGTTGATTATTGTATCAACCGCATGCGCCCGTTCACCCCAAACGCTTTATGCGCTGCTGTGCAGCGAACAGGTTACGGTGCTCAACCAAACCCCCAGCGCATTCCGCCAGTTGATTGCTGCCCAGGACTCAACTCCACATACCCTGCGTTGCATTATCTTTGGCGGCGAAGCGCTTGAAATGCGCTCTCTGGTGCCGTGGATTAACAACGCATCAAACCGTAATACGCGTCTTATCAATATGTATGGCATCACGGAAATCACCGTGCATGCCACCTGGTATGAAATAGCGCCTTCAGATATCACCTCGCATGGCGCCAGTTTAATTGGCGGTCCGCTCGCCGATCTGCGGATCTACATTCTGGACAGTCACCGCCAGTTGGTGCCGTTTGGTGTGACCGGTGAACTCTATGTCGCTGGCAACGGCGTGGCACGTGGTTACCTGAACCGTCCGGAACTGACGGCAGAGCGTTTTCTGCCGGATCCGTTCACACCCGGCCAGCGGATGTACCGGACCGGCGACCTCGGGCGCTGGCTGCCGGACGGCAACATTGAGTTTCTCGGGCGCAATGATTTCCAGGTCAAGCTGCGCGGGTTCCGCATTGAGCCGGGGGAAATCGAGGCCTGCCTGACGCAATGTGACGGCGTGCGCGACGCGGTGGTGATGGTGCGGGAGGACACGCCGGGTGATAAGCGGCTGGTCGCGTATCTTCTGGCACAGCCCGGTCACATGCCGGAGCCTGCCCGGCTGCGCCAGCAACTGGCGCAGTCACTGGCGGAGTACATGCTGCCCGCCGCGTTCGTCACGCTGGAGAGCTTCCCGCTCACGCCGAACGGCAAGCTGGACAGGCAGGCGCTGCCCGCCCCGGATCGCACGGCGGCGGTGACCCGGGGGGATGAGGCCCCGGCAGGTGAGGTGGAAACCGCGCTGGCTGCCGTCTGGTGTGAGCTGCTGGGGCTGTCGCAGGTCGGGCGGCAGGACAACTTTTTTGAGCTTGGTGGTCATTCGCTGATGGTGGTCAGCCTGCTGGAGCGGCTGCGCGGGCAGGGGATGACGCTGGATATCCGCGGGGCATTCTCCGCCCCGGTGCTGGCTGACATGGCCCGGCGCATCACCCTCCTGGAGGCGGATACGCCGGTGCCGCCGCCACGCATCCCGGTGCACTGTCAGGCCATCACGCCCGGCATGCTGCCGCTGGTCAGTCTGTCGCAGGCGGAGACTGATGCGGTGGTGGGCACGGTGGAGGGCGGTGCAGCGAACGTGCAGGACATCTACCCGCTGTCACCGCTGCAGGAGGGGATTCTGTTTCACCATCTGCTGCAGGCGCAGGGGGATGCCTACCTGCTCAGCAGCCTGCTGGCCTTTGACACCCGCGCGCAGCTGGAGGCATTCCTGGCGGCGCTGCAGCAGGTGATTGACCGCCACGACATCCTGCGCAGCGCGGTGTGCTGGCAGGGCGTGTCCCGCCCGGTGCAGGTGGTCCGGCGTCGGGCTGTTCTGCCGGTGACGGCGTTTGTGCCGCAGGGCGGGCAGGATGTCGCCGCACAGCTGCGGGCGCAGGCCAGCCAGCCGCGGCGCATGGACGTCAGCCGCGCCCCGCTGTTCAGCGCGCAGACGGTGCACGACCCGGCACAGCAGCAGTGGCTGCTGGCGCTTGAGTTTCATCATCTGGTCTGCGACCACATCTCGATGGCGCTGGTCTGCGATGAAATCACGCAGATTCTGGACGGCAACAGCGCGGCGCTGGCGGCGCCGGTGCCCTACCGCAACTTTATCGCCCGCACGCTGCGGGTGCCACAGAGTGAGCATGAGGCGTGGTTCCGCGCCCGGCTGGCGGATATCAGCACCCCGACCGCACCGTATGACATTACTGACACGCGGGAAAGCGGCGGGGCATGCGGGGAAGCCCGGCAGGCGCTGGATACCACGCTGGCGGGGCACATCCGCGCGCAGGCGCGGCGGCTGGGCGTCAGCCCCGGGGTGCTGTTCCACACGGCGCTGGCCCGCCTGCTGGCGCAGCTGTGCGGCCGGGATGACGTGGTGTTCGGCACCGTGCTGATGGGGCGTCTGCAGGCCGGTGACAGCGGTGAATCCGGCCCCGGCATGTTCATCAACACGCTGCCGCTGCGGGTGTCGCTGGCCGGGCAGAGCGTGGAGGAAGCGGTCATGGCGACGCGGGATGCGCTGGCGGCGCTGCTTGAGCATGAACAGGCGCCGCTGGCGCTGGCGCTGCGCTGCAGCGGGGTGCCGCAGCCGCAGCCGCTGTTCAGCACGCTGCTGAATTACCGCCACAGCCCGGCGCGCAGCAATCTTGTGCGTGAAGGCATCCGGCTGCTGGAGGCGCAGGAGCGGACCCACTACCCGATAGCGTTCTCGGTGGATGACACCGGGGAGGGGTTCATCCTGACGGCGCAGACAGCGGGGGGCATCGACCCGCAGCGCCAGCTGGGTTATCTGCTGACCACGCTGGCGTCGCTGAGCGCGGCGCTGGCGCATGAGCCGCAGCGCCCGGTACTGAACCTCCCCGTGCTGCCTGAAGGGGAGCGGCAGCAGCTGCTGGTGACGTTTAACGCCACGCGGGCGGCGCTTCCGGCTGAGGGGCTGATACACCGCCTGTTTGAGGCGCAGGTGGCGCGCACCCCGGAGGCGGAGGCGGTGGTCTGCGGGGATATCACGCTCAGTTACGCTGCACTGAACCGCCGGGCCAACCGGCTGGCGCACCGGCTGCTGGCGCAGGGCGTGCGCCCGGACGAGCGGGTGGCGGTGTGCCTGCCGCGCAGCGCGGATGTGCTGGTGGCGATACTGGGCGTTCTGAAAGCGGGCGGTGCGTATGTGCCGCTGGACCCGGCGTACCCGGCGGGACGGCTGGATTATATGCTGGCGGATGCCGCGCCGGTGGCGCTGGTGACGCAGCGTGGGCTGGCGCAGACGCTGAATGCCACGCTGCCGGTGGTGCTGACGGATGCGGAGCCGGAGGAGGGGGTGGCGGAACACAACCCGGAGCCGCAGGGACTGACGCCGCAGCATCTGGCGTATGTGATTTACACCTCGGGCTCCACCGGAAAACCCAGGGGGGTGATGGTTGAGCACTGCAATGTGATTAACTTGTACGCCGCCTTGCAGCTCCAGTTGGATCTACCGCAAGCGTCACGTATCACTATGAATGCCAGTATGGTGTTCGATGCGTCAGTGCAGTGCTGGTTGCAATTATTGTCGGGACATACGGTTGTTGTCGTGCCCGAAGAGGTGCGCAAAGAGGGGCCGGCCTTTTTAGATTTTCTGCGTCGACAGCGTATCGACATTGCTGATTGTACCCCGCTTCAACTGCAAGGGCTGCTTGACGCAGGTTTACACGATGGCATTGGAGAGTATCCCAATACGGTCATTGTTGGTGGCGATGCGATCCCTTTATCGGCATGGTCGGCAATGCAAAGCATTGAGCAGATCCGTTTTGTGAATGCCTATGGTCCGACGGAGTGCACCGTCAATGCCAGCATGTGCATGATTGATAAAACATTGGCGACGCCGAGTATCGGAAAACCGCTCGCCAACACACAGATCTTTTTGCTGGATAAGCACGGCCTGCCGGTACCGCTGGGGATCTGCGGCGAGCTTTATATCGCTGGTAACGGCGTGGCGCGCGGTTACCTGAACCGCCCGGAACTGACGGCTGAGCGTTTCCTGCCGGCCCCCTTCACGTCCGGCCAGCGGATGTACAGAACCGGTGACCTGGGTCGCTGGCTGCCGGACGGCAACATTGAGTTTCTCGGGCGCAATGATTTTCAGGTCAAACTGCGCGGCTTCCGCATCGAGCTCGGGGAAATCGAGGTCTGCCTGACGGCGTGCGCTGGCGTACGTGATGCGGTGGTGATTGCACGGGAAGATGCGCCGGGCGACAGACGGCTGGTTGCCTACCTGCTGGCAGAACCCGGTCACACGCCGGAGCCTGCAAAGCTTCGTCAGCAGCTGGCACAGTCGCTGGCGGAGTACATGCTGCCCGCTGCGTTTGTCACGCTGGAAAGCTTCCCGCTCACCCCGAACGGCAAGCTGGACAGGCAGGCGCTGCCCGCGCCGGATCGTGCTGCGCTGGTCACCCGAGGGGATGAGGCCCCGGTGGGTGAGGTGGAAAACGCGCTGGCCGCTATCTGGTGCGACCTGCTGGGGCTGTCGCAGGTCGGGCGGCACGACAACTTTTTTGAACTCGGCGGCCACTCTTTACTGGCGGTTCAGCTGTTAAACCGCATGGCAAAAGCAGGACTCGCTATCTCGCTGGCGACACTCTTTGCTAATCCATCCCTGGCGCAGCTTGCTGGCGTCATTCAGGACAGGGAAAAGTCACTCGCTTCACCTTTTGTCGATAATCCCGTTGTGCTACGGGGCGAAGGTGCGCAGCCGCCGCTTTTTCTGGTGCACGAGCCTTCCGGCGATCCGCTGGTCTATTCGCCTCTGGCGACGATGTTGCGAATTGATCGCCCCGTCTATGCACTTTCAGCACTTGGTCTGCATACCGCAGAGAATCCGCCGACATCGCTGGAAGCACTGGCCGCCTGTCATGTTGAAGCCATCCGTCGCGTACAGCCACATGGACCTTACCATCTTGCTGGCTGGTCTTTGGGGGGCGTTATCAGTTATGAAATAGCGGTGCAGTTGCAGCGAAGCGGGGAAGAGATCGCCTTTATCGGCATGATTGATAGCTATCATCCGGCTGCGCATCAAACGCGTGGTTTCAGCACGAGCAGCGAGCAGGCCCTGCGCGACGATATGATCGTCAATTTCTTATCCATGCATGTACCGGAGAGCGAAAGGTCGATACTGGCACAGCTGCAAACTCCCATTGATATGCAAGCCGTTTTTGATCTTTGTAGCGAACATAACTGGTTGCCGAAGGATATTCGCTATGAGGATCTATGGCTACGAATGGAAACGGTGTTGTACCTCAGGCCGCTGGGGTTACGGTATCAGCCGACTCCTGCGGATCTCACCATCAATCTTTATACGGCAAACCCGGATGAAAGCGACGATATCTGGCGTGGCTGGCATGGCACAGTAAGCAGCGACTCGTCGCTACATATTGTTGGTGGAACGCATTTATCGATTATGCAACCGCCGTTCCTGGCACAACTGGCGAGGCAAATGACGGCAGATCTGCTTCCCCGATCTTCCTCTCACCCGGTGGTTGTTATGCAGGAAGGGGCAGATTGCGAAATGCCACTATTTTGCATCCCAGGCGCTGGTGCATCCGCATTCAGTTTTCTCGAACTTGTGGGGCTCTTGCCTGCAAAACTTCCTGTTTATGCGCTACAGGCACGCGGGCTCACCAATGTAAAAACAATGCCGCATCTGACAATTGAAGAAACGGCTCGTGATTACATCTGCGCGATGCGCGAACGGCAGCCTTCTGGGCCATATCGCCTTATTGGGCACTCCTTTGGCGGCTGGATAGCCTTTGAAATTGCGCTGCAATTACAGGCGCAAGGGGAGACGGTTGCCAGTCTGATTATCATTGATAGCCGCTCACCCGGCATTAAACCGCCGGTCAGCCACCTTGGGGCAGTGATGAAATTAATCAGTATTTATAATTTGATGCTGAACCGGGAACTGCCCATTACAGAGGACGCGCTATTGGGAATGGAGCCAGACCAGCGGCTTATCTGTTTGCACCAACTTTTGATTGAGGCGGGGGTTTACACCCGTAACACGCCGCTTTCGTTGCTGGCCGGGGTTTTCCATGTGTTGTACGCAAATCTCAATACGTCCTATATTCCCCGCGAGCGTTACCTGGGGGTGTTGCATAGCATTAATGCACAAGAAGCGAATGGCGCAGAGCGGGAACAACGCGAAGCGGTTTGGGGTGAAT
This genomic interval from Kosakonia sacchari SP1 contains the following:
- a CDS encoding non-ribosomal peptide synthetase, whose product is MDISPNNSFLDSASVAKECTALPASPFPLSSDQQAIWFAQTLNPELTNYNIGSVMIIDGNIVPDIMVKAFDSVIKRHDAFRLRIVAGTSPAQYFDSSALPLMEFKDFSATDNPINEAEQYVKLNFTQPFNLAERLWRSALIYAGNNRWYWQLCCHHIIADGTSLSLLNAELSENYSRLIRGEKLSAGAALSYADFVASDAAYLSAKQCIKDLAFWLERYTTLPPPLFPPLATTRTPASYLPEPVTWMLEENLFQRIEQVASLYGLSVLHFMYALFSCYFKRIKNIDDICFGIPLHNRRNAQQKAAVGMYASVIPVRIRLTDEDSFSDVMQKAADELRICYKHQRLPITEINRRIKKQQNTGRANLFDMSLSYEPYDVNIHLEGATIHTIEPHHRAQYPLAITINQYAITSNNKQSHSVCVEFNYSLDYFTPEDIQIMQSRLAVLLEGVLQNSDTPVSQLPILSTHERQQLLQPALAIESDASDLLIHEMFEAQARRSPQAVAAVFEGSSLTYDALNRRANTLAHQLIRMGVRPNDRVAICLERGLDMVIGILGILKAGGGYVPLDPVYPGERLNYMLEDSAPTALVTHSALAQVLNSAIPTVLMDAPFPAVADEDDENNPEPLSLGLAAHHLAYVIYTSGSTGQPKGVMVEHRNITRLLTVCQPAFSFNSNDAWSLCHSFAFDFSVWELFGALCSGGRLIIVSTACARSPQTLYALLCSEQVTVLNQTPSAFRQLIAAQDSTPHTLRCIIFGGEALEMRSLVPWINNASNRNTRLINMYGITEITVHATWYEIAPSDITSHGASLIGGPLADLRIYILDSHRQLVPFGVTGELYVAGNGVARGYLNRPELTAERFLPDPFTPGQRMYRTGDLGRWLPDGNIEFLGRNDFQVKLRGFRIEPGEIEACLTQCDGVRDAVVMVREDTPGDKRLVAYLLAQPGHMPEPARLRQQLAQSLAEYMLPAAFVTLESFPLTPNGKLDRQALPAPDRTAAVTRGDEAPAGEVETALAAVWCELLGLSQVGRQDNFFELGGHSLMVVSLLERLRGQGMTLDIRGAFSAPVLADMARRITLLEADTPVPPPRIPVHCQAITPGMLPLVSLSQAETDAVVGTVEGGAANVQDIYPLSPLQEGILFHHLLQAQGDAYLLSSLLAFDTRAQLEAFLAALQQVIDRHDILRSAVCWQGVSRPVQVVRRRAVLPVTAFVPQGGQDVAAQLRAQASQPRRMDVSRAPLFSAQTVHDPAQQQWLLALEFHHLVCDHISMALVCDEITQILDGNSAALAAPVPYRNFIARTLRVPQSEHEAWFRARLADISTPTAPYDITDTRESGGACGEARQALDTTLAGHIRAQARRLGVSPGVLFHTALARLLAQLCGRDDVVFGTVLMGRLQAGDSGESGPGMFINTLPLRVSLAGQSVEEAVMATRDALAALLEHEQAPLALALRCSGVPQPQPLFSTLLNYRHSPARSNLVREGIRLLEAQERTHYPIAFSVDDTGEGFILTAQTAGGIDPQRQLGYLLTTLASLSAALAHEPQRPVLNLPVLPEGERQQLLVTFNATRAALPAEGLIHRLFEAQVARTPEAEAVVCGDITLSYAALNRRANRLAHRLLAQGVRPDERVAVCLPRSADVLVAILGVLKAGGAYVPLDPAYPAGRLDYMLADAAPVALVTQRGLAQTLNATLPVVLTDAEPEEGVAEHNPEPQGLTPQHLAYVIYTSGSTGKPRGVMVEHCNVINLYAALQLQLDLPQASRITMNASMVFDASVQCWLQLLSGHTVVVVPEEVRKEGPAFLDFLRRQRIDIADCTPLQLQGLLDAGLHDGIGEYPNTVIVGGDAIPLSAWSAMQSIEQIRFVNAYGPTECTVNASMCMIDKTLATPSIGKPLANTQIFLLDKHGLPVPLGICGELYIAGNGVARGYLNRPELTAERFLPAPFTSGQRMYRTGDLGRWLPDGNIEFLGRNDFQVKLRGFRIELGEIEVCLTACAGVRDAVVIAREDAPGDRRLVAYLLAEPGHTPEPAKLRQQLAQSLAEYMLPAAFVTLESFPLTPNGKLDRQALPAPDRAALVTRGDEAPVGEVENALAAIWCDLLGLSQVGRHDNFFELGGHSLLAVQLLNRMAKAGLAISLATLFANPSLAQLAGVIQDREKSLASPFVDNPVVLRGEGAQPPLFLVHEPSGDPLVYSPLATMLRIDRPVYALSALGLHTAENPPTSLEALAACHVEAIRRVQPHGPYHLAGWSLGGVISYEIAVQLQRSGEEIAFIGMIDSYHPAAHQTRGFSTSSEQALRDDMIVNFLSMHVPESERSILAQLQTPIDMQAVFDLCSEHNWLPKDIRYEDLWLRMETVLYLRPLGLRYQPTPADLTINLYTANPDESDDIWRGWHGTVSSDSSLHIVGGTHLSIMQPPFLAQLARQMTADLLPRSSSHPVVVMQEGADCEMPLFCIPGAGASAFSFLELVGLLPAKLPVYALQARGLTNVKTMPHLTIEETARDYICAMRERQPSGPYRLIGHSFGGWIAFEIALQLQAQGETVASLIIIDSRSPGIKPPVSHLGAVMKLISIYNLMLNRELPITEDALLGMEPDQRLICLHQLLIEAGVYTRNTPLSLLAGVFHVLYANLNTSYIPRERYLGVLHSINAQEANGAEREQREAVWGEYATQFTTLLSPGNHMTMLTAPYAGVLADHIMTVMSKP